A section of the Luteolibacter flavescens genome encodes:
- a CDS encoding discoidin domain-containing protein, whose protein sequence is MKELILDDFTRADGWQAYASGEAEMKVTVEDGALRLDFDFHGGGGFVVARKEFPMTMPVDYAFAFRVRGNAPKNKFEFKLADPSNQNAWRWQEDAFDFRDKPRELHLHGSSIDFAWGPAGGGAIEKLGAIEFVLSAGPGGKGTVWIDQFRFEDRTNRRKPHIATSSSAAGSNASCLLAEKPMCEWRPDPADKRPWLNLDFHLPREIGGLIIDWLPRPAKRAFAIEASDDGQEWKQIHRVGDARGNRSFIHLPVTRTRFLRLCFSIPAPGLKRVAVQSYTFSKTLIDTFHSIAAASKRGYYPRYLRREQSYWTCAGSPEGHTCALINEEGMVEPDKGSFSLEPFLQMDDKLITWADARRSVDMEPDGLPIPSAYWALPGLKLQTTAFATGTGHESVLFVRYRITNSSAKEIALNLFVTIRPFQVNPPWQEWHHLGGVSKICTLRRSGDAVCVNGEKAVIPLTTPTGFDCATYEQGSIVDHIATDTMPGQDKVKDDFGFASGALGFAMTLAAGTSHEVFVAVPFCRTTSLAKIRKIASMNGAVQFSQAVHDLRSRLDEVRFRMPSGPPRDAAETFKTAAGQILINRDGPALQPGPRRYTRSWIRDGVIMGAALLRAGETDALKDFMRWYAPHQRSTGFVPCCVDRSGPDWLVEHDSHGQLIYGARECFRFTGDLAFLREMWPHVRKAACFIERLRARRLTPEYQAKEKKDRHGLLPESASHEGYLAHPVHSYWDDFWALRGLIDAAAIARELKKNKDADAFEKIAASLRQSINDSLRLVIAERKLDYIPGSVEWADFDPTATSNAISLLQFDDLMPREQLDAMFDLFVHDFRRKHRGEMEWKNYTAYEIRIVGALVRLGKRDEAAELLETFLADRRPLRWNQWPEISWKDPRSPGHLGDVPHTWIAAEYMLAFASLFAWERESDESLMIASGIPAAWLDGPRGVEVKGLHTWHGTLDLTIKQDNALLIELSGDLRIPPGGFVLRPPCPGPIRSATVNGKAIPSISPDEIVIHDFPAKISISFNETRQKTRRQAAKEA, encoded by the coding sequence ATGAAAGAGCTCATTCTCGACGACTTCACCCGTGCGGATGGCTGGCAGGCCTATGCTTCGGGAGAGGCGGAGATGAAGGTGACGGTGGAAGATGGCGCATTGCGGCTCGACTTCGATTTCCATGGCGGCGGCGGCTTCGTCGTCGCCCGGAAGGAATTCCCCATGACGATGCCCGTGGACTATGCCTTCGCCTTCCGCGTCCGCGGGAATGCGCCGAAGAACAAATTTGAGTTCAAGCTCGCGGACCCGTCCAACCAGAATGCGTGGCGATGGCAGGAGGACGCCTTCGACTTCCGCGACAAGCCGCGGGAACTCCACCTCCACGGCAGCAGCATCGACTTCGCATGGGGACCTGCCGGGGGTGGTGCGATTGAAAAACTGGGCGCGATCGAATTCGTCCTAAGCGCCGGCCCGGGCGGCAAGGGCACGGTGTGGATCGATCAATTCCGCTTCGAGGATCGCACGAACCGGCGCAAGCCGCACATCGCGACATCAAGCTCAGCAGCGGGCTCGAACGCCTCATGCCTCCTCGCCGAAAAGCCGATGTGCGAATGGCGTCCCGATCCTGCGGACAAGCGTCCCTGGCTCAACCTCGACTTTCACCTGCCGCGTGAAATCGGCGGCCTCATCATCGACTGGCTCCCCCGCCCCGCGAAGCGCGCCTTTGCCATCGAGGCCTCGGACGATGGACAGGAGTGGAAGCAGATCCACCGCGTGGGCGACGCACGAGGAAATCGCAGCTTCATCCACCTGCCAGTGACGCGGACTCGATTCCTGCGGCTGTGCTTCTCGATACCGGCACCCGGCTTGAAGCGCGTCGCGGTGCAGTCCTATACCTTTTCGAAGACGCTGATCGATACCTTCCACTCGATCGCGGCAGCCAGCAAGCGAGGCTACTATCCGCGCTACCTGCGCCGCGAACAAAGCTACTGGACCTGCGCCGGCAGCCCCGAGGGACACACCTGTGCCCTCATCAATGAGGAAGGCATGGTCGAACCGGACAAGGGAAGCTTCTCGCTGGAGCCCTTCTTGCAGATGGATGACAAGCTCATCACCTGGGCCGATGCGCGGCGCTCCGTGGACATGGAACCCGATGGCTTGCCCATCCCATCCGCCTATTGGGCATTGCCCGGGCTGAAGCTCCAGACCACGGCATTCGCCACGGGCACGGGACACGAGAGCGTGCTCTTCGTCCGCTACCGGATCACCAACTCGTCGGCAAAGGAGATCGCGCTGAACCTGTTCGTGACGATCCGGCCATTTCAAGTGAACCCGCCCTGGCAGGAGTGGCATCACCTCGGCGGCGTCAGCAAGATCTGCACCCTCCGGCGATCCGGCGACGCTGTCTGCGTGAACGGAGAGAAGGCGGTGATCCCGCTCACCACGCCGACGGGCTTCGACTGCGCGACCTACGAGCAAGGGTCCATCGTCGATCACATCGCAACGGATACCATGCCCGGGCAGGACAAGGTAAAGGACGACTTCGGCTTTGCATCGGGCGCACTGGGCTTTGCGATGACGCTGGCTGCGGGCACATCGCATGAGGTCTTCGTTGCCGTGCCGTTTTGCCGGACCACGAGCCTCGCGAAGATCCGGAAGATCGCCTCGATGAATGGAGCGGTCCAGTTTTCGCAAGCCGTCCACGACCTGAGATCGCGCCTCGATGAAGTGAGGTTCCGCATGCCCTCCGGCCCTCCCCGCGATGCAGCGGAGACCTTCAAAACCGCTGCAGGGCAGATCCTCATCAATCGCGACGGCCCCGCGCTCCAACCAGGACCGCGACGTTACACACGCTCCTGGATCCGTGACGGCGTCATCATGGGCGCGGCACTGCTGCGCGCTGGCGAGACGGACGCGCTGAAGGACTTCATGCGCTGGTATGCGCCCCATCAGCGCTCCACTGGATTCGTCCCCTGCTGCGTGGATCGCAGCGGGCCGGACTGGCTGGTGGAGCACGACAGCCACGGGCAGCTCATCTACGGCGCACGGGAGTGCTTCCGCTTCACGGGTGATCTCGCCTTCCTCCGGGAGATGTGGCCCCATGTGAGAAAGGCCGCATGCTTCATCGAGAGGCTGCGGGCGCGCCGACTCACGCCGGAGTATCAGGCGAAGGAGAAGAAGGATCGCCACGGCCTGCTGCCCGAGTCCGCGAGCCACGAGGGCTACCTCGCTCATCCGGTGCACTCTTACTGGGATGACTTCTGGGCACTGCGCGGATTGATCGACGCCGCCGCCATCGCTCGCGAACTGAAGAAGAACAAGGATGCGGATGCCTTTGAGAAGATCGCCGCATCGCTCCGCCAGTCCATCAACGACTCCCTGCGCCTGGTGATCGCGGAGCGGAAGCTCGACTACATCCCCGGCTCCGTGGAATGGGCGGACTTCGACCCCACCGCCACGTCGAATGCGATCTCGCTGCTGCAATTCGACGACCTGATGCCGCGCGAGCAACTCGACGCGATGTTCGATCTCTTCGTCCACGATTTCCGCCGGAAGCATCGGGGGGAGATGGAGTGGAAGAACTATACGGCGTATGAGATCCGTATTGTCGGAGCCCTCGTCCGCCTCGGCAAACGGGACGAAGCTGCAGAGCTGTTAGAAACTTTCCTCGCGGACCGACGACCGTTGCGCTGGAACCAGTGGCCGGAGATCTCCTGGAAGGATCCGCGCAGTCCCGGCCACCTCGGCGATGTGCCTCACACGTGGATTGCGGCGGAGTACATGCTGGCATTCGCCAGCCTCTTCGCGTGGGAGCGCGAGAGCGACGAGTCACTGATGATCGCATCCGGCATTCCTGCCGCGTGGCTGGATGGACCTCGCGGCGTGGAAGTGAAGGGCTTGCACACTTGGCACGGCACCCTTGATCTCACGATCAAGCAGGATAATGCTTTGCTCATCGAACTGTCCGGAGATTTGCGGATACCTCCCGGTGGCTTCGTTCTGCGCCCTCCCTGCCCCGGACCGATCAGGTCGGCGACCGTGAATGGCAAGGCGATTCCGTCGATCTCCCCGGATGAGATCGTGATCCACGATTTCCCCGCGAAGATCTCGATCAGCTTCAACGAGACCCGCCAGAAAACCCGCCGCCAAGCTGCCAAGGAAGCCTGA
- a CDS encoding 2-hydroxyacid dehydrogenase — MRTVAFDAKPYDREHLQQASAGSDIEWRFMDCRLSADTAAAASDAQAVCIFVNDHADRACLERLKEYGVKHIALRCAGFNGVDLVAAKELGLSVTRVPAYSPYAVAEHAVALLLALNRKIPRANNRVHDLNFSLTGLVGFDLHGKTAGIIGTGKIGRITAQILRGFGMRVLAYDPYPSEEWATQHGVEYADRDTLVAESEVLSLHTPLTPETHHIICREMLARMKPGAVLINVSRGALIDTRALIDALKTGRLGGVALDVYEEEEGVFFEDLSGKILQDDDLARLLTFPNVLITSHQAFLTKEALAEISRVTVANLTQGAEGLPFLPETALVDANSP; from the coding sequence ATCCGCACCGTAGCCTTCGACGCCAAACCCTATGACCGCGAGCACCTGCAACAAGCCTCGGCGGGCTCGGACATCGAGTGGCGCTTCATGGATTGCCGACTCTCGGCAGACACGGCGGCGGCGGCCTCGGATGCGCAGGCGGTCTGCATTTTCGTGAATGACCACGCCGACCGGGCGTGCTTGGAGCGACTGAAGGAGTACGGCGTGAAACACATCGCGCTGCGCTGTGCCGGATTCAATGGCGTGGACCTGGTCGCGGCCAAGGAGCTGGGACTCTCCGTGACCCGCGTGCCCGCCTACTCGCCCTATGCCGTGGCGGAGCATGCGGTCGCGCTGTTGCTGGCGCTGAACCGTAAGATCCCTCGCGCGAACAACCGCGTGCACGATCTCAATTTCTCGCTGACCGGACTCGTCGGCTTCGATCTGCACGGCAAGACCGCGGGCATCATCGGCACGGGCAAGATCGGGCGCATCACCGCACAGATCCTCCGCGGATTTGGCATGCGGGTGCTGGCCTACGACCCCTACCCCTCCGAGGAATGGGCGACGCAGCATGGCGTGGAATACGCTGACCGTGACACGCTGGTGGCCGAGTCGGAGGTGCTCTCGCTCCACACCCCGCTGACTCCGGAGACGCACCACATCATCTGCCGCGAGATGTTGGCACGCATGAAGCCCGGCGCGGTGCTCATCAACGTGAGCCGCGGCGCGCTGATCGATACCCGAGCCCTGATCGATGCGCTGAAGACAGGACGTCTCGGCGGCGTCGCGCTCGATGTCTATGAGGAAGAGGAAGGCGTTTTCTTCGAGGACCTGTCAGGGAAGATCCTGCAGGACGACGACCTCGCGCGCCTGCTTACTTTCCCGAATGTCCTGATCACCTCGCACCAGGCCTTCCTCACGAAGGAAGCGCTGGCAGAGATTTCCCGAGTGACCGTGGCGAACCTGACCCAAGGAGCGGAGGGACTGCCCTTCCTGCCCGAGACCGCCCTGGTCGATGCGAACTCCCCGTGA
- a CDS encoding TIGR01777 family oxidoreductase, producing MAESLGIVGASGFIGRELARQATAAGWKVCGFSRQARGPESGIPAWRQWSDDPDFRGLTALVNLAGEPINKRWTEKNRRLFHESRIGVTETIRRGLEKLADGEGPRVLVNGSAVGIYGDRGDEILEDDASPGSGLAVDLCRDWEAAADEVAALGLRVMKWRTGVVLGRDGAAFKRMVLPFRLGVGGRLGSGRQWMPWIHVEDLAGSILHGIGHPSLVGPVNGSAPEPERNADFTRKLAKALKRPAFMAVPPFALKLALGDFASVILSSQRAVPRALLESGYRFRYPTLDLALEELVGRR from the coding sequence ATGGCAGAATCCTTGGGCATCGTCGGTGCGTCTGGCTTCATCGGCCGGGAATTGGCGCGCCAAGCAACCGCGGCGGGCTGGAAAGTCTGCGGATTCAGCCGTCAGGCGAGAGGGCCGGAGTCGGGAATACCCGCGTGGCGGCAGTGGTCGGACGATCCGGATTTCCGGGGCCTCACCGCTCTGGTCAATCTGGCAGGCGAGCCGATCAACAAGCGCTGGACCGAAAAGAACCGCCGCCTCTTCCACGAAAGCCGCATCGGCGTCACCGAGACTATCCGGCGAGGGCTGGAAAAGCTGGCCGATGGCGAGGGGCCGCGCGTGCTGGTGAATGGCTCTGCCGTGGGAATCTACGGCGACCGCGGCGACGAGATCCTGGAGGACGACGCAAGCCCGGGCAGTGGATTGGCCGTGGACCTGTGCCGGGACTGGGAAGCCGCCGCCGATGAGGTGGCCGCTCTTGGCCTGCGCGTCATGAAATGGCGGACAGGGGTGGTGCTCGGTCGCGATGGTGCCGCCTTCAAGCGAATGGTGCTGCCGTTCCGGCTTGGTGTCGGCGGACGTCTCGGGTCGGGCAGGCAGTGGATGCCGTGGATCCACGTCGAGGATCTGGCGGGCTCCATCCTCCATGGCATCGGCCATCCGTCGCTCGTCGGCCCCGTGAATGGCAGCGCGCCGGAGCCCGAGCGGAATGCCGACTTCACCCGCAAGCTGGCGAAGGCACTCAAGCGGCCCGCTTTCATGGCCGTGCCGCCCTTTGCCCTGAAGCTCGCGCTCGGCGACTTCGCCTCCGTGATCCTGTCAAGCCAGCGGGCGGTGCCTCGGGCGCTTTTGGAAAGCGGCTACCGCTTCCGCTATCCCACGCTGGATCTGGCGCTCGAGGAGCTGGTGGGAAGGCGTTGA
- a CDS encoding ester cyclase, with product MSTRTPSEVAHLWFGEMWNSRDTGMIHELMAPAAKGIFEGGRTMTGPEDFMAFQKDFLDAVPDLKVELLRTITEGDEICVHWRGSGLHSGVGLGCAPSGKQIEFEGITWLTVKDGQIVEGRDFWNQGGLMERVAG from the coding sequence ATGAGCACGAGAACCCCCTCAGAAGTTGCGCATCTCTGGTTCGGAGAGATGTGGAATAGCCGGGATACCGGCATGATTCACGAGCTGATGGCCCCCGCGGCCAAAGGCATATTCGAAGGCGGCCGGACCATGACCGGTCCGGAGGATTTCATGGCATTCCAGAAGGACTTTCTGGATGCCGTCCCCGACCTCAAGGTCGAGCTGTTGCGAACCATTACCGAAGGCGACGAGATCTGCGTCCACTGGCGCGGATCCGGCCTCCACTCCGGTGTCGGCCTCGGATGCGCGCCCAGCGGCAAGCAGATCGAATTCGAAGGCATCACCTGGCTCACCGTGAAAGACGGCCAGATCGTGGAAGGCCGCGATTTCTGGAATCAGGGAGGGCTGATGGAACGCGTGGCCGGGTGA
- the glgX gene encoding glycogen debranching protein GlgX, giving the protein MDEHQSSPEAAATVWPGRPSPLGATHDAEGVNFAIFSDHATMVELCLFDSADSTEESRRIVLPEKTDQVWHGYVPGVQPGQIYGYRVHGPHDPEQGHLFQPAKVLLDPYAKSIARDVRWTSEIMGDDYDTSACAPLARVADTSFDWQGDRPPLTPWHETVVYELHVKGFTMQHPGVPERLRGTYAGLASPTAIAHLKNLGITAVELLPVHYHVDEHHLAMSGRTNYWGYNTLGYFAPDPRFSSGGPDAAVSEFQEMVRTLHAAGIEVILDVVYNHTAEGDHTGPMLSFRGIDNAAYYRLKDDRTRYLDFTGCGNSLNVAHPRTLQLIMDSLRHWVQEMHVDGFRFDLASALARELWEVDKLGAFFDIIHQDPVLSQVKLIAEPWDLGPNGYQVGNFPVLWTEWNGKYRDCVRRFWTGRGGAAGEFATRLAGSSDLYAHNGRRPSASLNFITAHDGFTLRDLVSYDHKHNEANGEGNRDGSDHNESWNCGVEGPTDDHAINALRLKQQRNFLATLVLSQGVPMLTSGDEFGHTQLGNNNAYCQDSPLVWLDWNHCPAQKALLEFTRNVLTLRRTQPVFRRRRFFQGRAIHGETIKDLYWLKPDGHEMTDEDWYAGHVQCLCMGLPGNQIEETGERGERITGDSFAILFNAHDEAVSFRLASRDHRVTWAVEFDTADAGAESRQFYGEESYPLQGRSLAVLRVVASGPV; this is encoded by the coding sequence ATGGACGAGCACCAGTCATCGCCAGAAGCAGCAGCAACGGTATGGCCAGGCAGGCCTTCGCCGCTGGGTGCCACCCACGATGCCGAGGGAGTGAATTTCGCGATCTTCTCCGACCACGCGACGATGGTGGAGCTATGCCTCTTCGATTCCGCGGACTCGACCGAGGAATCGCGGCGCATCGTCTTGCCCGAAAAGACCGACCAGGTGTGGCACGGCTACGTCCCGGGAGTGCAGCCGGGACAGATCTACGGCTATCGCGTTCACGGCCCTCACGATCCGGAGCAAGGCCACCTCTTCCAGCCTGCCAAGGTGTTGTTAGATCCCTACGCCAAATCGATCGCGCGCGATGTACGATGGACATCGGAGATCATGGGAGACGACTACGACACTTCCGCATGCGCTCCGCTGGCGCGTGTGGCGGATACTTCCTTCGATTGGCAAGGCGACCGACCGCCCCTCACCCCGTGGCATGAGACGGTCGTCTATGAGCTGCATGTGAAGGGCTTCACCATGCAGCACCCCGGCGTGCCAGAGCGCCTGCGCGGCACCTACGCGGGCCTTGCTTCGCCCACGGCCATCGCTCACCTGAAAAACCTAGGCATCACCGCGGTCGAGCTCCTGCCCGTCCACTATCACGTGGACGAACATCATCTGGCGATGTCCGGACGGACAAACTACTGGGGGTATAACACGCTCGGCTACTTCGCCCCGGACCCGAGATTCTCATCGGGCGGCCCCGATGCTGCCGTGTCTGAGTTCCAGGAAATGGTCCGCACGCTCCATGCGGCGGGCATCGAGGTGATCCTCGACGTGGTTTACAATCACACGGCGGAGGGCGATCACACCGGACCGATGCTTTCCTTCCGCGGCATCGACAATGCCGCCTACTACCGGCTGAAGGACGACCGCACCCGCTACCTCGATTTCACCGGCTGCGGGAACTCGCTCAATGTCGCCCACCCGCGAACGCTCCAGCTCATCATGGACTCGCTGCGCCACTGGGTGCAGGAGATGCATGTGGATGGCTTCCGCTTCGACCTCGCCAGCGCACTCGCCCGTGAGCTGTGGGAAGTGGACAAGCTGGGTGCCTTCTTCGACATCATCCACCAGGATCCCGTGCTCTCGCAGGTGAAGCTCATCGCCGAGCCGTGGGATCTAGGCCCGAATGGCTATCAGGTGGGGAATTTCCCCGTGCTGTGGACGGAGTGGAATGGCAAGTATCGCGACTGCGTGCGGCGCTTCTGGACCGGACGCGGCGGGGCGGCCGGAGAATTCGCCACGCGCCTCGCCGGCAGCAGCGACCTCTATGCGCACAATGGCCGGCGACCGAGCGCGAGCCTGAACTTCATCACCGCGCACGATGGCTTCACCCTGCGAGATCTGGTCAGCTACGATCACAAGCACAACGAGGCCAACGGTGAAGGAAACCGCGACGGCAGCGATCATAACGAAAGCTGGAACTGCGGCGTCGAAGGCCCGACCGATGATCACGCGATCAATGCCCTGCGATTGAAACAGCAGCGGAATTTTCTCGCCACGCTGGTCCTCTCACAAGGGGTGCCGATGCTGACCTCCGGTGACGAATTCGGACACACCCAGCTCGGCAACAACAACGCCTACTGCCAGGACTCGCCCCTCGTCTGGCTGGATTGGAATCACTGCCCGGCGCAGAAGGCGCTGCTGGAATTCACGAGGAATGTCCTGACCCTGCGCCGCACCCAGCCCGTCTTCCGCAGGCGCCGGTTTTTCCAAGGCCGCGCCATCCATGGAGAGACGATCAAGGATCTCTATTGGCTCAAGCCGGACGGTCACGAAATGACCGACGAGGACTGGTATGCGGGACATGTCCAATGTCTCTGCATGGGATTGCCCGGCAACCAGATAGAAGAGACCGGTGAACGCGGCGAGCGTATCACGGGTGACAGCTTTGCCATCCTCTTCAATGCCCACGATGAGGCCGTTTCTTTCCGGCTGGCTTCGCGTGATCACCGGGTGACGTGGGCGGTGGAATTTGACACCGCGGACGCCGGTGCGGAAAGCAGGCAATTCTACGGCGAGGAAAGCTATCCGTTGCAGGGTCGCTCGTTGGCGGTATTGAGAGTGGTGGCATCGGGCCCCGTCTAG
- a CDS encoding LPS-assembly protein LptD, whose protein sequence is MRVAVVPAIFLTTLRLAGQEPEIQPEANPAPVIEEAPLPIAPVPVPEGIAALPDNPVAANFGIPEDITIRDEGPSVEYDAITGVALFSGPFHVSTDNGMKLRSDKARWEGKEAKFYVDGAVKMTTEDGTEIFADRAVADTKTETVVLIGNVSVYRGSLLQRGDQVTYSWGEGKFDATGLRAGVDPLLLEAGQFTIEERDGKQVYVGRDAGVTTHDVEQPGFWLRAKETTIYPDDKVTFKNLRLYAGETPIFWLPYLSQPLDSDLGYHFVPGARSNWGAFLLNSYGIMLGGRPNPETGENEDAWLLSRWHFDLRTRRGVGTGVDLIDRRQEDNPNLTGLSLYYTNDLDPNVSRTGVSRGFVNEDRYRFALQHRVPLEFEKDAEWRLDANLNILSDNYYLEDFNPDLFRNDPSPDNTIGLFRRDDGTLFSLFGRVRPNEFYRSDTRLPEIAMDFARRPLFDLPILHEGSVSFGIVQEEIGHASMSAVRPLLTLPPGDPRVPLLMAQLPAYERRILQTIRSLPPGSAAIPGLVNQLFSPGYNRFHTYQEVSMPMNVGGWLSLTPEMGIGYSRYSDVDGAAKSADRTHLHAGMEASMKFSKDLGDVQNRKLGLDRLLHVVQPYARFSYISTDDLDPLFPSVDRETFSTRPQPLAVPNFTAIDSLRDWSIVRFGMRNKLITQRDGQSFDWLAMDTYFDTFITDPDYNRNFSNLYNDLKWNPLPWFGMSLETQFPFIDDGSGFSEVAARANFMPNENLEFSVGHRLLDNHPVLRDSQRLDLRTYARLNDKWGVGAFQLWELDDGTLEVQQYTLHRDFNSWVGSVGITHRDNRLEDEFGVIFSFTLKDFPSASVPFKLDAQ, encoded by the coding sequence ATGAGGGTTGCAGTTGTCCCGGCCATTTTTCTCACCACGCTCCGGCTCGCCGGGCAAGAGCCTGAAATCCAGCCCGAGGCCAACCCCGCCCCGGTGATCGAGGAAGCGCCCCTGCCCATCGCCCCGGTGCCCGTGCCCGAAGGGATCGCCGCCCTGCCGGACAATCCCGTGGCCGCCAATTTCGGCATCCCGGAGGACATCACCATCCGCGACGAGGGCCCCTCGGTCGAATACGACGCGATCACCGGCGTCGCCCTCTTCTCCGGCCCCTTCCACGTCAGCACCGACAACGGCATGAAGCTGCGCTCCGACAAGGCGCGCTGGGAGGGCAAGGAGGCGAAATTCTACGTCGATGGCGCGGTCAAGATGACCACGGAAGACGGCACCGAGATCTTCGCGGATCGCGCGGTGGCCGATACGAAGACGGAAACGGTCGTCCTGATTGGAAACGTGAGCGTCTATCGAGGCAGCCTGCTCCAGCGGGGCGATCAGGTGACCTACTCGTGGGGCGAGGGCAAATTTGACGCGACCGGCCTGCGCGCGGGTGTCGATCCACTGCTGCTTGAAGCCGGGCAATTCACCATCGAGGAACGCGACGGCAAGCAGGTCTATGTGGGCCGCGACGCCGGCGTGACCACCCACGATGTGGAGCAGCCGGGCTTCTGGCTGCGGGCGAAGGAGACGACCATCTACCCGGATGACAAGGTCACCTTCAAGAACCTGCGCCTCTACGCGGGTGAGACGCCGATCTTCTGGCTGCCCTACCTTTCCCAGCCGCTCGACAGCGACCTCGGCTACCACTTCGTACCCGGTGCGCGGTCGAATTGGGGGGCCTTCCTTCTCAATAGCTACGGCATCATGCTCGGCGGTCGGCCAAACCCGGAGACCGGCGAAAATGAGGACGCCTGGCTGCTTTCGCGCTGGCACTTCGACCTCCGCACCCGCCGTGGCGTGGGCACGGGCGTGGACCTGATCGACCGCCGCCAGGAGGACAACCCGAACCTCACCGGCCTCTCGCTCTACTACACGAACGACCTCGATCCCAATGTCAGCCGCACGGGCGTCAGCCGCGGCTTCGTGAATGAGGACCGCTACCGCTTCGCCCTGCAGCACCGCGTGCCGCTGGAATTCGAGAAGGACGCCGAGTGGCGGCTGGATGCGAACCTGAACATCCTCAGCGACAATTACTACCTGGAGGACTTCAATCCGGACCTCTTCCGGAACGATCCCAGCCCGGACAACACGATCGGCCTTTTCCGCCGCGACGACGGGACGCTCTTCAGCCTCTTCGGCCGCGTCCGGCCAAACGAATTCTACCGCTCGGACACGCGCCTGCCGGAGATCGCGATGGACTTCGCCCGTCGCCCACTCTTCGACCTGCCCATCCTGCACGAGGGCTCGGTGTCGTTCGGCATCGTCCAGGAGGAAATCGGCCATGCCTCCATGTCGGCGGTCCGCCCGCTGCTGACACTGCCGCCGGGCGACCCGAGGGTGCCCTTGCTGATGGCCCAGCTCCCGGCGTACGAGCGACGCATCCTCCAGACGATCCGCTCGCTGCCTCCCGGCAGCGCCGCGATCCCCGGACTGGTGAACCAGCTTTTCAGCCCCGGCTACAATCGCTTCCACACCTATCAGGAAGTCTCCATGCCCATGAACGTGGGCGGCTGGCTTTCCCTCACGCCGGAGATGGGCATCGGCTACAGCCGCTACTCGGATGTCGATGGCGCGGCGAAGTCCGCGGACCGCACCCACCTGCACGCAGGCATGGAGGCCTCGATGAAATTCTCGAAGGACCTCGGCGACGTCCAGAATCGCAAGCTCGGCCTGGATCGCCTGCTGCACGTCGTCCAGCCCTACGCGCGCTTCTCCTACATCTCGACGGACGATCTCGATCCGCTCTTCCCGTCCGTGGACCGCGAGACCTTCAGCACCCGCCCGCAGCCGCTGGCCGTGCCGAATTTCACAGCCATCGACAGCTTGCGCGACTGGAGCATCGTCCGCTTCGGCATGCGGAACAAGCTGATCACCCAGCGCGACGGCCAGAGCTTCGACTGGCTGGCGATGGACACCTACTTCGACACCTTCATCACCGACCCGGACTACAACCGGAACTTCTCCAACCTCTACAACGACCTGAAGTGGAATCCGCTGCCATGGTTCGGAATGAGCCTGGAGACGCAGTTCCCGTTCATCGATGACGGCTCCGGCTTCTCGGAAGTCGCGGCACGCGCCAATTTCATGCCGAATGAGAACCTCGAGTTCTCCGTCGGCCACCGCCTGCTGGACAATCACCCGGTGCTCAGAGACTCGCAGCGCCTCGACCTGCGCACCTACGCCCGCCTGAATGACAAGTGGGGCGTCGGGGCTTTCCAGCTCTGGGAGCTGGATGACGGCACGCTGGAAGTGCAGCAATACACGCTCCATCGCGACTTCAACTCGTGGGTCGGCTCCGTCGGCATCACCCACCGCGACAACCGCCTGGAAGACGAATTCGGCGTGATCTTCAGCTTCACCCTGAAGGACTTCCCGTCCGCCTCCGTGCCCTTCAAGCTGGACGCACAGTAA
- a CDS encoding NAD(P)H-dependent oxidoreductase has translation MTPSQLLDSLNFRYATKKFDATRQIPAEEWDTLEKSLVLTPSSFGLQPWKFLVVDSPDLRLRLQKHSWNQSQITDASRLVVFTTRTDTTEPDVDRFMSRLAAVQGRDASSLEGYRNIIVSFASTMSREARHAWNARQTYIALGQFMTSAAVLGIDTCPIEGFDPAGYDAELELADSGYATSVVCAVGYRSPEDKYAETPKTRFPHEELVEHR, from the coding sequence ATGACCCCGTCCCAGCTCCTCGACTCGCTCAATTTCCGCTACGCCACGAAGAAATTCGACGCGACCCGCCAGATCCCCGCGGAGGAGTGGGACACCTTGGAGAAGTCGCTGGTGCTGACGCCATCGTCCTTCGGACTCCAGCCGTGGAAGTTCCTCGTGGTCGATAGCCCGGATCTCCGCCTGCGCCTGCAGAAGCACTCGTGGAACCAGTCCCAGATCACGGACGCATCGCGACTCGTCGTTTTCACCACCCGCACCGATACCACGGAGCCGGATGTTGACCGCTTCATGAGCCGCCTCGCCGCGGTGCAGGGCCGCGACGCCTCCAGCCTGGAAGGCTACCGGAACATCATCGTCTCCTTCGCCTCCACCATGAGCCGCGAGGCGCGCCATGCCTGGAATGCCCGCCAGACCTACATCGCGCTGGGCCAGTTCATGACTTCGGCCGCCGTGCTTGGCATCGATACCTGCCCGATCGAGGGCTTCGATCCCGCTGGCTACGATGCGGAACTGGAACTGGCGGACAGCGGCTACGCGACCTCCGTGGTCTGCGCCGTGGGCTACCGCTCGCCGGAAGACAAGTATGCCGAAACGCCGAAGACCCGCTTCCCGCACGAGGAACTGGTGGAGCACCGCTGA